A genomic stretch from Bradyrhizobium sp. 195 includes:
- a CDS encoding pyruvate dehydrogenase complex dihydrolipoamide acetyltransferase, whose translation MPINILMPALSPTMEKGNLAKWLKKEGDKVKSGDVIAEIETDKATMEVEAIDEGTIAKILVPEGTQDVPVNDVIAVLAGEGEDVKAAGAAKPSASAAPPKAAEAPAAAPAPAAAPAAPKAAPPAGAPAPQAAAAPATQKSNGHGGRVFSSPLARRLAKDAGIDVGMVTGTGPHGRVVARDVEQAKSGKGLKAPAAAPSGATSIAPTMSDKQILSLFEPGSYEVVPHDGMRRTIAQRLTASIQNVPHFYLTIDCDIGKLLAAREEINAAAPKDKEKKPLYKISVNDFVIKAMAVALQKIPNCNVSWTESGMVKHHHSDVGVAVAMPGGLITPIIRKAETKTLSTISNEMKDFAARARSRKLKPEEYQGGTTAVSNLGMFGISHFTAVINPPHATILAVGTSEERPVVRGGKIEIANMMSVTLSCDHRAIDGALGAELIGAFKQLIENPVMMMV comes from the coding sequence ATGCCCATCAACATCCTGATGCCCGCTCTTTCGCCGACGATGGAGAAGGGCAACCTCGCCAAGTGGCTGAAGAAGGAAGGCGACAAGGTCAAATCCGGCGACGTCATCGCCGAGATCGAGACCGACAAGGCGACCATGGAGGTCGAGGCCATCGACGAGGGCACGATCGCCAAGATCCTGGTGCCCGAGGGCACGCAGGATGTCCCGGTCAACGACGTGATCGCGGTGCTCGCCGGCGAGGGCGAGGACGTGAAGGCGGCGGGCGCTGCGAAGCCCAGCGCTTCGGCCGCGCCTCCGAAAGCTGCTGAGGCACCCGCTGCAGCGCCGGCTCCGGCCGCTGCGCCTGCCGCGCCCAAGGCTGCGCCGCCCGCCGGAGCGCCCGCGCCGCAGGCTGCCGCGGCTCCGGCCACGCAGAAGAGCAACGGCCATGGCGGGCGCGTGTTCTCATCGCCGCTGGCGCGGCGTCTCGCCAAGGACGCCGGCATAGATGTCGGCATGGTCACCGGCACCGGCCCGCATGGCCGCGTGGTCGCACGCGACGTCGAGCAGGCCAAGTCCGGCAAGGGCCTCAAGGCTCCCGCAGCGGCGCCGTCAGGTGCGACTTCGATCGCGCCGACCATGTCGGACAAGCAGATCCTGTCGCTGTTCGAGCCGGGTTCTTACGAGGTCGTCCCGCATGACGGCATGCGCCGCACCATCGCGCAGCGCCTGACCGCCTCGATCCAGAACGTCCCGCACTTCTATCTCACCATCGACTGCGACATCGGCAAGCTGCTCGCCGCGCGCGAGGAGATCAATGCGGCTGCTCCCAAGGACAAGGAAAAGAAGCCGCTCTACAAGATCTCGGTCAACGACTTCGTCATCAAGGCGATGGCGGTCGCGCTGCAGAAGATCCCGAACTGCAACGTGAGCTGGACCGAAAGCGGCATGGTCAAGCACCATCATTCCGACGTCGGCGTCGCGGTAGCGATGCCCGGCGGCCTGATCACGCCGATCATCCGCAAGGCCGAGACCAAGACGCTCTCCACCATCTCCAACGAGATGAAGGATTTTGCCGCGCGCGCTCGTTCCCGCAAATTGAAGCCCGAGGAATATCAGGGCGGCACCACCGCCGTCTCCAATCTCGGCATGTTCGGCATCAGCCACTTCACCGCCGTGATCAACCCGCCGCATGCGACCATCCTCGCGGTCGGCACCAGCGAGGAGCGTCCCGTCGTGCGCGGCGGCAAGATCGAGATCGCGAACATGATGAGCGTGACCTTGTCCTGCGATCACCGCGCCATCGACGGCGCGCTCGGCGCCGAGCTGATCGGCGCGTTCAAGCAGCTGATCGAAAACCCCGTCATGATGATGGTCTGA
- a CDS encoding nucleoside deaminase has translation MAIESHHFDFMLEAIREAEASIAQGGLPIGAVLTRDNKIIARGHNNRVQENNVILHGEMSCLREAGAISFHDTIMYTTLSPCSMCAGALALFKVKLVVIGESVTFEGSKDILDKFGIPWIDLADDRSITMMKTWRSNPANERLWQGDIGN, from the coding sequence GTGGCGATCGAATCCCATCATTTCGATTTCATGCTGGAAGCGATCCGCGAGGCGGAGGCTTCGATCGCGCAGGGCGGCCTGCCGATCGGCGCCGTGCTGACGCGCGACAACAAGATCATCGCCCGCGGCCACAACAACCGCGTGCAGGAGAACAACGTGATCCTGCACGGCGAGATGAGCTGCCTGCGCGAGGCCGGCGCGATCTCGTTCCACGACACGATCATGTACACCACGCTGTCGCCATGCTCGATGTGCGCCGGTGCGCTGGCGCTGTTCAAGGTCAAGCTGGTGGTGATCGGAGAATCCGTCACCTTCGAGGGCTCGAAGGACATCCTGGACAAGTTCGGCATCCCCTGGATCGACCTTGCCGACGACCGCTCCATCACCATGATGAAGACTTGGCGTTCCAATCCTGCCAATGAGCGCCTCTGGCAAGGCGACATCGGCAACTAA
- a CDS encoding DUF5076 domain-containing protein, with protein MAGPKEQPLPPDVMTRDDAVEILRVFVLDGGLSMAFQRAFEEPDMWGLLLVDLARHAARAYARESEYTEEDALNRILEMFQAEIERPTDTGTTTPRGKGH; from the coding sequence ATGGCGGGCCCGAAGGAGCAGCCACTGCCGCCCGACGTCATGACCCGCGATGACGCGGTCGAGATCCTGCGCGTGTTCGTGCTGGACGGCGGGCTGTCGATGGCGTTCCAGCGCGCCTTCGAGGAGCCCGACATGTGGGGCCTGCTGCTCGTCGATCTCGCCCGCCACGCCGCGCGCGCCTATGCGCGCGAGAGCGAATACACCGAAGAGGACGCCCTCAACCGGATCCTGGAGATGTTCCAGGCCGAGATCGAGCGTCCCACCGACACCGGCACCACGACGCCGCGCGGCAAGGGACACTGA
- a CDS encoding pyruvate dehydrogenase complex E1 component subunit beta, with the protein MPIQVLMPALSPTMEKGNLAKWLKKEGETIKSGDVIAEIETDKATMEVEATDEGTLGKILIPEGTADVAVNTPIATILADGESAADLAKAPAPAQKAAESAPPAAAKSEAPAPKAAPAPQAVAEPDPEVPEGTEMVTQTIREALRDAMAEEMRRDPDVFVMGEEVAEYQGAYKVTQGLLQEFGAKRVIDTPITEHGFAGVGVGAAMTGLKPIVEFMTFNFAMQAIDQIINSAAKTLYMSGGQMGCSIVFRGPNGAAARVAAQHSQDYSAWYSNVPGLKVVAPFSAADYKGLLKAAIRDPNPVIFLENEVLYGHTGQVPKLDDFVIPIGKARIVRSGSHVSIISWSNGMTYALKAADELAKEGIEAEVIDLRTLRPMDTETIINSVKKTGRAVTVEEGWAQSGVGAEIAARIMENAFDYLDAPVARVSGKDVPMPYAANLEKLALPSAAEVVEAAKAVCYR; encoded by the coding sequence ATGCCAATTCAAGTGCTGATGCCCGCGTTGTCGCCCACGATGGAGAAGGGCAACCTCGCCAAATGGCTGAAGAAAGAGGGCGAGACGATCAAATCGGGCGACGTCATCGCCGAGATCGAGACCGACAAGGCGACCATGGAGGTCGAGGCGACCGACGAGGGCACGCTCGGCAAGATCCTGATCCCCGAGGGGACCGCCGACGTCGCGGTGAACACGCCGATCGCGACCATCCTCGCCGACGGCGAGAGCGCGGCGGATCTCGCTAAGGCGCCCGCGCCGGCCCAGAAGGCGGCGGAGTCCGCGCCGCCCGCCGCTGCGAAGTCCGAAGCGCCGGCACCGAAGGCTGCGCCCGCGCCGCAGGCCGTCGCCGAGCCCGATCCGGAAGTGCCTGAAGGCACCGAGATGGTGACGCAGACCATCCGCGAAGCCTTGCGCGATGCCATGGCCGAGGAAATGCGCCGCGATCCTGATGTCTTCGTGATGGGCGAGGAGGTCGCTGAGTATCAGGGCGCCTACAAGGTCACGCAAGGGTTGCTCCAGGAGTTCGGCGCCAAGCGCGTCATCGACACCCCGATCACCGAGCACGGCTTTGCCGGTGTCGGCGTCGGCGCCGCGATGACCGGGTTGAAGCCGATCGTCGAGTTCATGACCTTCAACTTCGCCATGCAGGCGATCGACCAGATCATCAACTCCGCGGCCAAGACGCTCTATATGTCCGGCGGCCAGATGGGCTGCTCGATCGTATTCCGCGGCCCGAACGGAGCGGCCGCCCGCGTCGCCGCCCAGCACAGCCAGGACTATTCGGCCTGGTATTCGAACGTTCCGGGCCTCAAGGTCGTCGCGCCTTTCTCGGCAGCGGATTACAAGGGCCTGCTCAAGGCCGCGATTCGCGATCCCAATCCGGTGATCTTCCTCGAGAACGAGGTGCTCTACGGTCACACCGGCCAAGTGCCCAAGCTCGACGATTTCGTGATCCCGATCGGCAAGGCGCGCATTGTGCGTTCGGGCAGCCACGTCAGCATCATCTCCTGGTCGAACGGCATGACCTATGCGCTGAAGGCCGCCGACGAGCTCGCCAAGGAGGGCATCGAGGCCGAGGTGATCGACCTGCGCACGCTGCGTCCGATGGACACCGAGACCATCATCAACTCGGTCAAGAAGACCGGGCGCGCCGTCACGGTGGAAGAGGGCTGGGCCCAGAGCGGCGTCGGCGCCGAGATCGCCGCGCGCATCATGGAGAACGCCTTCGACTATCTGGATGCGCCTGTCGCGCGCGTGTCCGGCAAGGACGTGCCGATGCCCTATGCCGCCAATCTGGAGAAGCTCGCGCTGCCCTCGGCGGCTGAGGTCGTCGAGGCCGCCAAAGCCGTCTGCTACAGGTAG
- the pdhA gene encoding pyruvate dehydrogenase (acetyl-transferring) E1 component subunit alpha, with amino-acid sequence MAAPKKAAASTPQDKPDGGSPPEFTREQELKALRDMLLIRRFEEKAGQLYGMGAIGGFCHLYIGQEAVVVGMQMALKQGDQVITGYRDHGHMLATGMDANGVMAELTGRRGGYSKGKGGSMHMFSKEKHFYGGHGIVGAQVSLGTGLAFANRYRGNDNVSVTYFGDGAANQGQVYESFNMAELWKLPVIFVIENNRYAMGTSVSRASAQQDFSKRGASFNIPGKQVDGMDVRAVKAAGEEAAAWCRAGKGPYILEMQTYRYRGHSMSDPAKYRTREEVEKVRHDQDPIEQVRNRLLAAKVSEQDLKAIDAEVRDIVNASADFAQHDPEPDAAELWTDIYR; translated from the coding sequence ATGGCCGCACCCAAGAAAGCCGCCGCAAGCACTCCACAGGACAAGCCCGACGGCGGTTCGCCCCCGGAATTCACCAGGGAGCAGGAGCTCAAGGCGCTCCGCGACATGCTCCTGATCCGGCGGTTCGAGGAAAAGGCCGGCCAGCTCTACGGCATGGGCGCGATCGGCGGCTTCTGCCACCTCTATATCGGCCAGGAGGCCGTAGTCGTCGGCATGCAGATGGCCCTGAAGCAGGGCGATCAGGTCATCACCGGCTATCGCGATCACGGGCACATGCTCGCCACCGGCATGGACGCCAACGGCGTCATGGCCGAGCTCACGGGCCGCCGCGGCGGTTATTCCAAGGGCAAGGGCGGCTCCATGCACATGTTCAGCAAGGAGAAGCACTTTTACGGCGGCCACGGCATCGTCGGCGCCCAGGTCTCGCTCGGCACCGGACTTGCCTTCGCCAATCGCTATCGCGGCAACGACAACGTCAGCGTCACCTATTTCGGCGACGGCGCGGCCAACCAGGGCCAGGTCTATGAGAGCTTCAACATGGCGGAGCTCTGGAAACTGCCGGTGATCTTCGTCATCGAGAACAACCGCTACGCCATGGGCACCTCGGTCTCGCGCGCCTCAGCGCAGCAGGACTTCTCCAAGCGCGGCGCGTCCTTCAACATCCCCGGCAAGCAGGTCGACGGTATGGACGTCCGCGCCGTCAAGGCTGCGGGCGAGGAGGCGGCGGCCTGGTGCCGTGCCGGCAAGGGCCCCTACATCCTGGAAATGCAGACCTACCGCTATCGCGGCCACTCGATGTCCGATCCTGCAAAATATCGCACGCGCGAGGAGGTCGAGAAGGTCCGCCACGACCAGGATCCGATCGAGCAGGTGCGTAACCGCCTGCTCGCGGCCAAGGTCAGTGAGCAGGACCTGAAGGCGATCGACGCCGAGGTGCGCGACATCGTGAACGCGTCCGCCGATTTCGCCCAGCATGATCCCGAGCCGGATGCCGCCGAGCTCTGGACCGACATTTACCGCTGA
- the adh gene encoding aldehyde dehydrogenase, which yields MNKVEFLSVTKVPFAERYDNFIGGKFVAPISGKYFDNASPVNGQIVCKIARSDAQDVEAALDAAHAAKAAWGRTSVAERAAVLNRIADRMEENLERLAIAETWDNGKPIRETRAADIPLAIDHFRYFAGVVRAQEGSIGEIDHDTIAYHFHEPLGVVGQIIPWNFPLLMACWKLAPALAAGNCVVLKPAEQTPASIMVWAEIIADILPSGVLNIVNGFGLEAGKPLASSPRIAKIAFTGETSTGRLIMQYASQNLIPVTLELGGKSPNIFFNDVTAEDDDFFDKAIEGFVMFALNQGEVCTCPSRALVHADIYDRFMERALKRVAAIKQGDPRAADTMIGAQASGEQLAKILSYIDIGKQEGAKVLAGGGRAELGGDLSGGFYVQPTVFEGHNRMRIFQEEIFGPVVSVTTFKNDEEALEIANDTLYGLGAGVWSRDANRCYRFGRAIQAGRVWTNCYHAYPAHAAFGGYKQSGVGRETHKMMLDHYQQTKNLLVSYSPKKLGFF from the coding sequence ATGAACAAGGTGGAATTCCTCAGCGTCACCAAAGTCCCCTTCGCCGAACGCTACGACAATTTCATCGGCGGCAAGTTCGTCGCGCCGATATCAGGCAAATATTTCGACAACGCCTCGCCTGTGAACGGCCAAATCGTCTGCAAGATCGCGCGGTCCGACGCGCAGGACGTCGAGGCGGCCCTCGACGCGGCGCATGCGGCCAAGGCCGCCTGGGGCCGCACCAGTGTCGCCGAGCGCGCCGCGGTCCTGAACCGGATCGCCGATCGCATGGAAGAAAATCTCGAGCGTCTCGCCATCGCCGAGACCTGGGACAATGGCAAGCCGATCCGTGAGACCCGCGCCGCCGACATCCCGCTCGCCATCGATCACTTCCGCTACTTTGCCGGCGTCGTCCGCGCCCAGGAAGGCTCGATCGGCGAGATCGACCACGACACCATCGCCTATCATTTCCACGAGCCGCTCGGCGTGGTCGGCCAGATCATCCCCTGGAACTTCCCGCTGCTGATGGCCTGCTGGAAGCTCGCGCCTGCGCTCGCCGCCGGCAATTGCGTCGTGCTCAAGCCCGCCGAGCAGACCCCGGCCTCGATCATGGTCTGGGCCGAGATCATCGCCGACATACTGCCATCAGGCGTCCTCAACATCGTCAACGGCTTTGGTCTCGAGGCCGGCAAGCCGCTGGCCTCCAGCCCGCGCATCGCCAAGATCGCCTTCACCGGCGAGACCTCGACGGGCCGGCTGATCATGCAATACGCCAGCCAGAACCTCATTCCGGTCACGCTGGAGCTGGGCGGCAAGTCGCCGAACATCTTCTTCAACGACGTCACCGCGGAAGACGACGATTTCTTCGACAAGGCGATCGAAGGCTTCGTCATGTTCGCGCTGAACCAGGGCGAGGTCTGCACCTGTCCGAGCCGGGCGCTGGTGCACGCCGACATCTATGACCGCTTCATGGAGCGGGCGCTGAAGCGTGTCGCGGCGATCAAGCAGGGCGACCCGCGTGCGGCCGACACCATGATCGGCGCGCAGGCCTCGGGCGAGCAGCTCGCAAAAATCCTCTCCTATATCGACATCGGCAAACAGGAGGGTGCGAAGGTGCTGGCCGGCGGTGGACGCGCCGAGCTCGGCGGCGATCTCTCGGGTGGCTTCTACGTCCAGCCGACCGTGTTCGAGGGCCACAACAGGATGCGGATCTTCCAGGAGGAGATCTTTGGGCCCGTCGTTTCGGTCACGACGTTCAAGAACGACGAGGAAGCGCTCGAGATCGCCAATGACACGCTCTATGGCCTCGGGGCCGGTGTCTGGAGCCGCGACGCCAACCGCTGCTACCGCTTCGGCCGGGCGATCCAGGCCGGCCGGGTCTGGACCAACTGCTACCATGCCTATCCCGCGCATGCGGCGTTCGGCGGTTACAAGCAGTCGGGCGTCGGTCGCGAGACCCACAAGATGATGCTCGATCATTATCAGCAGACCAAGAATCTCCTGGTCAGCTATAGCCCGAAGAAGCTCGGCTTCTTCTGA
- a CDS encoding helix-turn-helix domain-containing protein encodes MNGTMPRHHAARVEAAIASGQAARSALVASWRRSSRLHHLDPGGRTSPMRLTEAELHQARERVAPLLAAAQGVMDRLYQAVGASGCCVLLADGEGVPVDRRGTAADDATFQSWGLWTGALWSEEHEGTNGIGTCLVEQRPLTIDRDQHFFTRNTLLSCSAVPIYDHEAALAGVLDVSSCRTDRTDAFSSLIALAAGEAAKRIEADLFRRAFAHARIVLTQVADGQCGGLIAVDADDLVIGATRSARVALGIAPGRALQPVPAADLLGGDTARDHLAGGQRAVVQRALLRAGGNVSAAAKALGVSRATLHRKLKRFELNH; translated from the coding sequence ATGAATGGGACAATGCCCCGGCATCACGCGGCCCGTGTCGAGGCCGCCATCGCGTCAGGCCAGGCGGCACGATCCGCGCTCGTGGCCTCGTGGCGCCGTTCGTCCAGATTGCATCATCTCGATCCCGGCGGCCGCACCTCGCCGATGCGGCTGACCGAAGCCGAGCTGCACCAGGCGCGCGAGCGCGTCGCGCCGCTCCTGGCCGCAGCGCAAGGCGTGATGGACCGGCTCTATCAGGCCGTCGGTGCGAGCGGCTGCTGTGTGCTGCTCGCCGACGGTGAGGGCGTGCCGGTCGATCGTCGCGGTACGGCGGCGGACGACGCCACGTTTCAATCCTGGGGCCTGTGGACCGGTGCGCTCTGGAGCGAGGAGCACGAGGGCACCAACGGCATCGGCACCTGCCTCGTCGAGCAGCGTCCGCTGACGATCGACCGCGACCAGCATTTCTTCACCCGCAACACGCTTCTGAGCTGCAGCGCCGTTCCGATCTACGACCATGAGGCGGCGCTCGCGGGCGTGCTCGACGTGTCCTCCTGCCGCACCGACCGGACCGATGCATTTTCCAGTCTGATCGCGCTTGCGGCAGGCGAGGCGGCCAAGCGCATCGAGGCCGATCTGTTCCGCCGGGCCTTCGCCCATGCCCGCATCGTGCTGACGCAAGTTGCGGATGGCCAATGCGGAGGCCTCATTGCGGTCGATGCCGATGATCTCGTGATCGGCGCGACCCGCTCCGCCCGGGTGGCGCTCGGCATCGCTCCTGGCCGGGCATTGCAGCCGGTGCCGGCGGCGGATCTGCTCGGCGGCGATACTGCGCGCGATCATCTTGCCGGCGGTCAACGCGCGGTGGTGCAGCGGGCGCTGCTCCGCGCCGGCGGCAATGTGTCGGCAGCCGCCAAGGCCCTCGGCGTAAGCCGTGCCACGCTGCACCGGAAGCTGAAGCGGTTCGAATTGAACCACTAG
- a CDS encoding FtsB family cell division protein — translation MVSRARLKSILTGLALYAMAAAIVGYFGVNAYTGKYGLNARQELDQEIIALTSELAQLKRERARSEQRVSLLRSERIDPDMLDERARFQLDYVNPRDLVRMIPAK, via the coding sequence ATGGTCTCCCGCGCGCGCCTGAAATCGATCCTGACCGGCCTTGCCCTCTACGCGATGGCGGCCGCCATCGTCGGCTATTTCGGCGTCAACGCCTATACCGGCAAATACGGCCTCAACGCCCGCCAGGAACTCGACCAGGAGATCATCGCCCTGACCAGCGAGCTGGCCCAGCTCAAGCGCGAGCGCGCCAGGAGCGAGCAGCGGGTGTCGCTGCTGCGATCCGAGCGGATCGACCCCGACATGCTGGACGAGCGGGCGCGCTTCCAGCTCGACTACGTCAATCCGCGCGATCTCGTTCGGATGATCCCGGCGAAGTAG